The DNA region ATGGGAAAATCATTTATTATTCGTAATCAACGTAGTCTAAGTGGACAATCTACAAATGCAGTTTTAGTAACACTGAAATCTTGGCAAAAACTTGTTGAAACTTTCGAAGAGAAATACTACAGCTATAAAGATACATACCTTGAGGATATTGTTGATCATATGACATATGAGGAGCGTATTGCCGATGTGGATGGCTTCGTAGCACAGGCTAAACCATCTTTTTCACGTCGTACACTATCTGCTATTTCGGAAACAATGGGAAGAAAGCATAAATTATATGGCCTTACAAACGCAGATTTGGAAGTCTTCTTATATCTACATAAAAAATGTTACACGAATGGAGTCATTCCAAATGTAACAATACATATGATGTGGGAAGATTACAAACTATATAAAGAAGAATTTGCTTACATACAGCATTCTCAATTCTATATTGCATTAAAGAAATTAAGTATACATAACATTATTACGATTGAAAATGAATTAGATGGTCGATCTACAATTAAATTAACTCATTTTATGAATGAAGAAACTGAAAAGGCGAATGCATATGTTTATATTAGCCCGGTGGTATTTACGAAAGCTTTCTTTGAGCTATCAGTTGCATCTAAGAAGCTATTCTTAGATATTGCTATGCAACAGCACAGTGAAACTACACTAAAACGTTCCTTAGACAAACAAGATGAAAAAGGGAATAAAACTCATTTTGGTGGGATGTACCGCTTTTTACATAAAAAATATCCACATCAAATTCGCGCAGTTATGACAGAATTAACAACTGCATTACCATGTACAGGGACTCCACTATTCAAAATTTGTAAATTACAAAAAGGGGTTAAGAATAAAAAAAGATATACGACTCTATACCTATCCTTACATACGGATTTCTTATGTGCAAAAGAAACAGGAGAAGTACAGTATCGCGATCCATTCACACCAAAGCTTACTTATGCTCGTAAAGCTCGTTTTATCGAATCCGTACTACAAGAAATGAATATTGGTGAATTTACACAAGACATGAACAAGTTTATCCATGTACTTAAATATACATGCCATCGACAAATTCGAAGCGTAATTCATAGCTTACGTGACATGATAGATCGTAATGAAGAGTATCCAAGCAAATTAGTATATACACTGAAAAAATTATTAAATCAAACATCACAATATCAAATTCTTGATACCGCAGCTAAAGAGGGTATTTATCCTCTGATTACACAACATGTTCCAAAAGAACAAAAAGAACAAGCTGTATTTGATTTCGGATTACATTTCTCTATGTACTCTCTAAGAAACATCAAAAAGTTGTTCCGCAAAACGTATGAATTACTAAATTACAAATTTGCTGTACCAGTTACAGAGGAATCTTATCACCGCAACTATCTAAAGTATCAAGAAGAAACGTTGTTTAGAAAGTACGCTTATGAACAAGGTACAAACCTAAACGCTTATATGGCTTTAGAAATAGAAATACGTGAACTCTTAAAGGTAAGAGGATATAAAGAACGCTCTATTCCTAGTGATGTTCGGGAATTGTTCATTGAGAAGATAGATAGATTACCGAAAGAAAAGCTTCGCGTTATTGAAGTACCAGATAACTTTAATTTAATTACATTTATGCGTGCCTTTGAACAGTTAATACGCGCTGGTATCCCAGTAACAACGGCTGAGCAAGTACTGACAGCAATGAAAACGAACTAATCATAATCAGCTCTCTATTTTTGAAAAAAATTCAAGATAGAGGGCTATTCGTGTTGATACGTTTATTTAAAAGAATTTTACTCATTCTTCACATTAAGTAACTTTACTCGATTCTATTCAAAATAGAGTCTTTTTTTATGCAATCATATACAAAAATAGTATAGTACCTATCTATATTTCCACACATACTTCCATAAAAACATGTTATAAGCTGTCTATATACATTCAAATATCTACAAGAAATCATAAGAAAAAAATTAAATTTCGTGGATAAGTAGATAAATAACACATAATGTGAATAATTTAGTGCCATTATCATTGATATAAATGGCTTATATGCCTTCATCTATCAAAAATCATCAATATTAATGTGAGTTATGTGCGAAATTAGGATTATGTTGATTAAATAACATATAATGTGAATCTTTTGTGGGTAACTACAATAAGATTGTGGAAATTCATTGAATTCATATGAAATTTTACGATCGAATAAATATGTTTAATAATGTATTAAATTGTTTCATTTTTTATGTAGGAATACTAAATTCGATTTATGATTATTTGTAGATTTTAAACCATAATAATACCTAATTTTCCATTGTTAAATTCTACTTTTTATGATTTTTTACGCTATGAAATGTTAAGAGGCTTTGTTAGAGTAAGGATATACGTACATTTGCCAGTCCTATATAAGTTTTATCTTTATATTTTTAATATATATATAAGATATATATTTATATTAGATTTTATTAACTACTCTTCAATTACATTGTTACTAAAATGACTGAAAAGATTAATTTACAATTTTTAATTTTATTTTCGAACCACTTAAAAAAATCATACAATAAAAAAAGAGAGCAGCATGTTACCAACATGTGCTCCTCTTTTGATAACTACTACCGTCAGGTGGTGGCTATCAATTATCATTTATTTTTACAAAAACCACTCTTTTTCTGCTTACGAGACGGCGTGAAGAAAGAGTGCTTTTCTTGTTATTAGCACAGTTTCAAAGAATTTAAGATTTTTGTCGAACGTCTTTCCAATTTTGGAATGACGTATTTTTTTAGGGACAAATTCGAAAATCCGTATCATTATCATATGTATTTAGTGTATCTAGAATTCTATATGGATGGTGAAGACATATGAGTCAATATCAAATGCTGTATAGTACACCTTATCTGTATTCTTCTCGAACATTGAATCAAATGTACAAAGCTAATAAGAATGAAGAAAACATATGCGCTATACAAGAGCATATGTTACGTCACGAAGTATACCTGGACCAACAATACCGAGGTTACTATTATTTAAGTCAAAAGATTGAAGAGGAGTTATACGGCGAAGAACATGCATTGTCATGGAATGAGCTATTGGATGATTATCAACTTTATAGAGATCGGAAGGGCAATTTATCTATCAAACCGAAAGGATGAGATAAACATGACAATCATTGGAGAGCTAGGGATTGTATATGGCGTGACCGGAGCTTCAGTTTTAGGAATAAAATTGCTGAAGAAGAAAGGTCTTTATCTTCCAGGTTGGTTGCTACGTGCGGGTCTTAAATGCTTGTTGATTGGGAGTGTTTGGTACGTTCTAATGGATATACTAGATGTGTTTCTGCGTTAGTATTACATCTGGTAGTTGAAGGTGATTATAATAGCGCATCTTAAACCACTTTTTCTAAGCTTCCATACAGGCTCAACTACCTTAAGGAGGTATGGAGGGAATGTTGTCACTTTTATTAATCCCAGCAACCTTTATAACTGTAGCTTATTTTTATCAAAGTAACGGAATGAGTGATAAGAAAAAAATTGCAACGTTTTTTGAAATTACAAAGATATGTGTTCAACATAAAGGTGAATTACAATACCCCATTTTTATAAAAGAAATTAAAGATGATATAAGTATGAATTATGTTTACAAGTTACCACTTGGTGTACCTAGTCAACTTATCCAAAAGTTAGCTGAAGTATTAGAAGAAGGCCTATATAAACCTGTTAAAATATCGTTTCACCAAAGAGAGCTTCATATTCGAGTATTTAGCCAACAAATACCTGAAATGTGGAATTGGTCTAAGGATCTATTAAAAGAGCATACATGGATCGTTATGGTGGGGAAAGCGTTAGATAAATATGTATATCATGACTTTGAGAAAACACCTCATATGTGTGTAAGTGGAATGACTCGTTTTGGAAAGACAGTATTCTTAAAAAATGTGATGACAAGTTTAATTTTACAACAATCTCAACACGTGAAATTTTTTATTGTTGATCTAAAAGAAGGGCTAGAATTTAATCCTTATAAAGATCTATCCCAAGTTGTAGAAGTAGCTGAAAACCCGGAACGGGCGTTAGAGATGTTGGGGAGAGTACGCGAAAAGATGATAAAACAGATTGAAATGATGAAGAAGTCCTATTTTACCAATATCATAGACACATCAATTAGAGAACGTTGCTTCATCATAGTAGATGAAGGAGCAAATCTTTGTCCTACACAAGGATTACCTAAAAAACAACGTGATGTATTATTTTTGTGTCAAGAGATGTTATCTGAAATCGCAAGAATCGGAGGTGGTTTAGGATTCCGGCTCATATTTTGTACGCAATATCCAACCTCTGATACATTGCCAAGACAGATCAAACAAAATGCTGATGCAAAAATAGGCTTTCGATTACCAACGGCTGTTGCTTCCCAAGTTGCTTTGGATGAATCAGGGTTAGAGGATTTGCCTTCTCTTCCAGGAAGAGCATTGTTTAAAACAGATCGTACAGAGGAAATCCAGGTACCTTATTTAAAGGATACAGATATGTGGGAGTTGCTAAAACAATATAAGGTGGTGAAGCAACATGAGGCATCAAACACTCAAACAGAAAGCGAGACAAATCGAGATTTTATCCACTTTGGGTAAGTTAGATTTTTTAACTAGGAGGCAACTACAAGCCATCCACTGTCTAGGGAGTATTAGAAATGCAAATCGTATATTAAAGGATATGCACTCGTATTTTCACATTACAAGAATGGCTCGTGAACATGTATATTATTTAAATAAAAAGGGACGGGATTTATTAGGCATTACAAAAGAAGTAAAGAAAAGTAGTCAATTACAGCACATATTAATGCGAAACGAAAGCTGGATGTGGCTTGGATTTCCAGAATGGAAAACAGAAAGACCTATCGATTTTTCAATCAATGGTCAACGGTATCAGATTATTCCTGACGCAACGTATTTTGAGGATAATGTTCCCCATTTTGTTGAAATAGATCGTATGCAACATATGAAGGCAAACGAACATAAAATACAGTTATATGGCCATATAACAGATATCTATAAAAAACAGAATGCTATTGTTCCAGTAATTATCTTTTTCACATTATCAGACTATCGGCAATCCAAATTAGAACAATATGCTGTAAAGCAAAATGTATTTATGAGAACGTTCGTGATGGACCACATATTCTAGGAGTCTTAAATATTGATGTCCCAAAAGTCATGATAATCAATGCGGTTATCAAATTTTCTTAGTGTTTTAATGATTTTAGTTGCGGATGTTAAAGTGGGAACACGATCCTTTTTATTCGCTAAATCACTTATTAATGATTTACTTAATCCAGTTTTTTGTACTAACCACTGTTGTTTAATTCCTCTACGATCTAAATAGTCACCAAATGGAGTTCTCTTTTTTCCTAGACCAAACATAAGGAATCCCTCCTAATAAAGAATATCGTACTTATAGCTTGTACAATATTCCATAAAACTAAACCTTTGTTCATAAATATGGAATTATAATTTGAAACAAAGCATAGAATAATATAAAGAAAATCAAAAAAATGTGTAATAATTTTGAAGAATGTAGCATTCATAGTAATAGCTACAAGTTGCTGATACACTATTCTAATGGCAACTTGTTGCAAAAGGTATTCCTATAAAATTAAAAGCTTAAACCCATTGGTACACAAGGGTTTAGGCTTTTTTTAATTTATGGAGTAATGAAAACGAGTTTAATAAATTAAGAGATACTATATTGTTCAGTGGTCGAATATTGAAGAAATATATGTACATAATTTCACGTACCATAATGATAATAAAAAAATATTTTCTAAATGGTTGTATAACACAAAACAATAGGTTCATAGCAAGAACGAACGTTCTCTTTTTGGAGGTGAAACAATGTTTGATTACTCAAAATATATGAATCGAATGATTTTATGCATAGATCTTTGTTCATATTTCGCTAGTTGTGCGTGTGTCATAAGAGGATTAGTTTCATTAAAAGTAAAATTAGCTGTTGTTGGAGACTTAAATCGAAATGGATTTATTGTGTTGGCTGCGACTCTTGATATGGGAAAATTAGGGGTTTACACAGCAACCAGATTATACGAAATACCAAGAGATCCAAATATAATTGTCGTAAATGCAACAATGAGAAGATATGTTGCAATCTCAGATCAGATCACAGAAAGTTACACGAAGTATGTAGCATTAGAGGATCTACACGTTTACTCAATAGATGAGTACTTTCTAGACATGCAACAAACGGCTCATCTTTTCGGGTGAGATCCAATGATAATTGCTAAAAGGATTCAAAGAGAAATATATGACACAACTGGCATAACAGCATCTATTGGAATTGGACCGGATTTGTTTCTTTAAAAAATTGCTCTAGACGTGGAAAGTAAACATTCAAACTCTAGGATTGCTATGTGGACATACGAGGATGTTTCTAAAAAGTTATGGGGAATCGGAATGGCTACTGAAGAGGTGTTGCATGGAATGGGACTATTTTCCTTGAAGGATGTTGCAAAAATACCTAAAGAACTTCTAATAAAGCGATTTGGCAAAGTAAAAGGTGAAGAATCATATCTCGTTTCTCATATGGTATTGATGAGAGCCAGATTGCTACTAAATACATTCTGAAAAGCACTTTTATTACAAAAGGGCAAATATTATTAGAAGACTGTTTTAGCCCCAACAAATTAAAAATGCTTCTTCTAGAACAAATAAAAGAAACCTGTTTTCGCTTACAATCTTTTGACATGATATATAATTATAATAGTAATTTTCGTATTTCTTCTGTACTGAGACAAGTGAATTTTGCAATATCTTCTAATGGCATTCCATTTTTATGCATACCACGAATTAATTGGATTTTCCCTTGTTCAATACCTTCTTCTAATCCTTCTTCTCGTGCATGAACTATTTTAGCTTGTTTATCTAGAAGTATTTTCTCACGAGCTTCATAACCGCTTCAAAAGGTATTTATTTTATAGAAGTACTTCAAATATGGAGTCTTTAATGTTTTGAAGCAATGTTTTTCATAGATGTCTACCTACTTCAAAAGGTATACCTTTTGGTGTATATACTATTTGGTATTTTTTATATTATTTAACATTGAATGTTTTTGAGGGGCGGATTCGCAAAGTTTTTTAATTGTAAATATTATTGTTTGTATCTAGATGATTAATAAACTGAATATTCGGTGTGTTATTTATCAAATTAATAAATAATACAAATATTGAAAAACATGGTAATATATTCTTGTATTTGTAAAATATTTCTAGGAGGTAATCGGATGATAAGTAAAAAATTTGTAACTGGTACTATTGTATCGACATTATTGGTTCTTTCTGCTTCCCCGTCTTTAGCGGCTGTTAATGAAAAACAAGTACAAAAAACAAATTCTGTTCAAGAGGTTCAAAGCGAAAAAAGTGCAGAAGTTAAATTTAACAATGAACAAGAGATGTACGATATTGCACAAAAAGCAGAGAAATATTTTGTGAAGAATGTAGATGGTACAATTGCACTTAATGCAACTGCGGAACAACTCGGAACTACTGAAGAAAATTTAAATCAGTATAGAAAAGGTGTAGAAGCTATTAATCTAGCAGTTGCAACTGGTAACGTGAAGGTCAATGTAAATGCAAATACGAATTCATTGGCATTAGAAACGGTTGCTCCTTCAAATCATTCAACTCTTCCTAGTTGGACATGGAATAGTGATTTTTATGGTTGGAACTTTTATTTAAGTAACTCCGAATCAAAGACATTTGTATACAACTGTAATAAATGGGCAGCAGGTGCAGCGGGTGTTGCTGTTATCACTGGTTATGTAGCGGCTATGGGTGTACCTCAGGCTGCGGCAGCTGCGCTAGCGGCTGGGTTAATTTCAGCAGGTCTTTGGTGGGTAGGAAATGAAGTGGATTATAGAATGACTAGTAAAGGAACAAAAATATATTTGAGTAACTGGAATCCAGTAAATATTGTACAAATTTCGGGTAGATAAAATAATATTTTAAAAGAAAACAATGTATATTCATTGTTTTCTTTTATTTAGGAGGTTACTACATTTATGATTGTATTTTTCTTAATATTATCTTTATGTGGATATGTAATTTTAAAATACTCTAATATGTCTTTACCATCTTACATTACGTATTTTTTAAGCGCATTTATCATTATATGTGTATCTATATTAATCTTAAAATTAGATGTTAAACCAGAAATCAAATATACAATTTTTGGTTTTTCTCTCTTTGTTCTTTTGCATAATCTTGTCATAGGAGCAAAAATGTTATTTAAATGAATAATTTTATATAATGAAGGCACTCATTATTTTGTTTGAGTGCCTTCATTATATAAATTATATATTATTTTTTAAATACACTTGGTTCTTCAACCCTAAAGGAAATTACTTCTCCGCAATCAAGACAAAATGTAGTTAATAGTTTAGAACGTTTCCCACCTTTGAAGATTGTACTATGAATATTTTCATAAATATACGCATGATAACCGAATCCTACTTTTCCTTCTTTAAGATTAGTAGATCCACATTTATCACATTTTGAATTTTGCATATTGTAAACCTCCTTTTCTATAATATTATCATGATTTTTATAAGGGGATCATTTTTAAAAAAATATTGTATTGAAAAATAATTTAAGATACCTCTATCCCGATAAAATACAGCAAAGACCGTGCGAGCTTCGTCGATTTATTCTAAGAGGCGTGTGTTCTTTATAAAATGATTGGATTTTACGATAGAATATTGTTTAAGGAATTGTAGTTTTATTGTATAGGAGGGGATTATTTGGGTTCTGGTGCAAAAAATACTCGATAGAAACATAGAGTGTCAATTTCTTTTAAATTGCTAGCTTATGAAGCTAGTCCAAACAATTTATGAATAAATTCTTTTTGATTTTGGACAGACTTTTCCCTTTGGAGAGTCTGTCCTTTTTTGATCATGTGCATAGCCTCTATCCCCGCAATAATTCGTTTAGCAGTTCGCAAGGACTTTAACCCAAGCATCGGGCGAATTCGTTTTTTAATGAAGCGATGATCCTGCTCTACGATATTGTTGAGATATTTCACTTGTCTTAGTTGGATGCCTTCAGGCATCTGCTTTTCTTCTTTTAACTCTTGGATAGCGATGGGATAAGCTGGGTTCTTGTCTACAGTTATTACACGAGGCCTAGAAACGTGCGAAAAAGCCAAGGCTTTCTTAAAAAAGCGCTTGGCTGCTTGTTTATCCCTTGATTCACTTAGATAAAAATCAATGGTATTCCCTTCTGAATCAACGGCACGATACAGATACAGCCATTGACCTTTGACTTTCACATAGGTTTCATCGACTCTCCAGGAATCATTGGTTGACTGAAGATGACGCCGTACTCGTTCATCTAATTCAGGTCCATATTGATGTACCCAACGCATGATGGTTGTATGAGCAATAGATAGTCCGCGTTCTTCCATCATTTCCACCAAATCACGAAAACTGAGGCTGTACCGTAGGTACCATCTCACGGTTAATAAAATAATATCAGGCTGATAATGTTTCCATTTGAATTCTACTGGTTTTTTCATACCGATACACGTCCTTTTTAGTTTAGTAGTATCAGTATGTCCAAGTTTACTAGATTTCTTGCACCAGAACCATCCGAAGCATACAGATGAAAAACCATATCAAACGATTTACACGTACGAGAATGATAGATTAGTAAACGTAACGGATCCGTTAGGAAAAGCATCGACATTATCATACAATACAGATGCAAAAGAAGTGTCTGTGGTGGATGCGAAAGGCCGTAAGGCAATTTATAGTTATAATGATGCTGGTAATCCAGTGAAAACCATTGTAGATGCTGGGCGTCTTAACTTAACAACAACGTATGAATACAGCGCAAATAATCTAGTAAAAACAACAACACCTAAAAATCAAACGGAGTCCTTTACGTACGATAACAACGGAAACGTAACATCTGCGACGGATGCAATGGGAACCGAGAAGTTTGAGTATAATCAAAACAATGGTGTTGTAAGTGCAACAGATAACGAGGATCGTAAAACAACAGTTGCCTATAAGGCAGCAAATACAGAGGTTTCTGTCACGGATCAATCGTCTCATACCGCGTCTGTCACACAGCACGATCAGTATGGGAATCCAACGGAAACAAGTAAAGACATTGGAACAGGAGAGAATCTCCTACAAAATCCAAGTTTTGAACTGGATACAATTGAAAAGTGGACACAAGTAGCTCATAATAACCAAGGTACTTTATCAAAAGATACTGTTCCAGCACCTGGCGGTCTGGGCGGAGCATCTTCGCTAAAGATTACAACCAAAGCAAGTACCAACGATTGGGGCTATATCGCCGCAATCCAAGACGTTACGTTGGAACCAAATACAACGTATACATTGAGTGGTATGCTGAAGACAGCATTATCACCAGGGATTGGAGCCTTCTTTAACGTTCAGTTATTGAAAGAAGATGGTTCAGCTGTTGATGGTGGCGGTTGGAACGATAATCGCTATAATAAATTACAAGGTGAAAAGGATTGGACAAATCGCCAAGTTACTTTTAAAACAACAGATCAAACGAGAAAAGCAAGAATTTACTTACAAGTAGAAAACGGTGGAGCTTCTACAAGTGGTACAGCTTGGTTTGATAAATTGCAGCTTGAAAAAGGAGAAACATCTTCTAGTTTTAATCCTATTACGAACAGTAGCCTAGAGAATATGATGGGAAATGATTGTATTCCAGGATGGATTAGAGGAGATGGCACAAGTTGTGATAAGAAAGACACAGCACATGAAGGATTCACAGGAGAATCATCTATTGTATTAGAGCGTAGTCAATATGGTGGCTCAAATGTTGGTTATAGTACAAGAGTAACTTTAAATCAGAAAACAGCGGCACCTTTAACATTGACGGGGATGTCTAAATCTGAAAATGTAGAAAATGATGCCCCTGATAAACTTTCAAAAGATTATTCTGTTTGGGCAGATGTGTATTATCAAGATGGTAGTGGTGAAAATTATCAAGCAAAATTCCCAAGTGGGACAAATGATTGGAACCGTAGCGCCGTACTCATTCCGGCGAAAAAACCAATTAAATTTATTCAAGTGTATCTTTTATTTAGAAACAATAATAAAGGAAAAGTATGGTTTGATGATGTACGATTATTAGAAGGTAATGTCCTTGTTAAAAATGAGTACGATAAAGATAGCAATGTAACCGCAACATACGATGAAGAGGGCAATAAAAATACTTTCACATATGACACTTCTGGAAATAAGACAAGTGAAACAGATGAAAAAGGAAATACCAAAGCATACGATTACAGCAAGGATAATCAGCTGAAAAAAGTGACACTGAAAAATGGAACTTCTGTTGGGTATAGTTACGATCATAATGGAAATACAACGGAAAAATCCGTGATGTTTGGTGGAAAAACACAAACGCACAAATATGAATATGACGTAGATAATAAAAATACACTATTCATGGATGCATTAAATCGTCGTATTGAGCATGAATACGATGCAAGTGCAAACAAGACAAAAACAAAAATGCCGAGCGGCGCAACAATTGAATGGAGCTACGATACCGCAGATCGTATGGTAAGTGAAAAACGAAACGGGAAAGACGCTTTTACGTTCGAACGTGACGCAAATGGGCAAGAAACAAAAGTGAAAGACCATGTCAATGGCATGGAACGAGGAAAAACATACGATACTGCAGATCGTATTACAAGTATGACAGATAGCCGAGGCGGAAAAGTAGACTGGGCGTATCATGATAAAACAAATAGTAAATCAGAAAAATTAAGAGAACAAACCCTTACGCATGGTGGATACAGCAATAAAGTATCATACGATTACAATACTGCGGATCAAAACATTAAAGTAACAGATGGTGCATCTACGTACCGATTTGATTATGATGAAGCAGGTCATGTGCGTACGTATACAGCTGCGAATGGAACAGGTTCGACATTTAACTATGATCATATAGGAAAATTGTCTGACCTAGTCATTGGAACACCGAATCAAATCCTGTTATCAGAGCGATATCAGTATGATAAAACGGGCAACCGTACGAAAATTACACATGAAGGTACGGGTGGAAAAGTAACAGAAACAAATTACGTATATGACCCAATTAATCAGTTACTGAAAGAATCTTTACCAAATGGAACGGTAAAAGACTATACGTATGATGGATTTGGAAACCGTACAAGTGTAAAAGTAACAGAGAATGGAAAAGAAACAAAATCGATTACCGCAACATTTAACGAAGGAAATCAGCTTGTAAAGTTCGGAAACGAATCTCTTTCTTATGACGCAAATGGAAACCGAACATCTGATGACAAATTCACATACACATGGAATGAAGCAGACCAACTTGTCGCTTTAACGAAAAAAGGTGAAAGCAATCCGTTCGCAACATATAAGTACGACGATGATAAACGCCGTATTGAAAAGAATGTCAACGGTGCAGTCACACGTTACTTCTACGATGGTGACAGCATTAATCCATTATATGAAACAGATGGAAATGGTAACGTCCTTCGTCAATATGTGTACTCCATAGACGGTGCACGTCTCGCGATGAAATCCCAAGGGCAAACCTTATTTTACCACTACAGCTCCCGTGGTGATGTAGTAGCGATGACAGATGAAAGGGGTCAAATAGTCGCAAACTATGAATATGACGCATGGGGGAACGTATTAAAGAGTGACGCAAAAGGAATTGCAGCAGACAATCCATTTGGCTATGCAGGATACATGTATGATAAAGAAATTGGCATGTATTACTTAATGGCTCGTTACTATACCTCAGACCATGGTGTATTCATCTCAGCAGATCCAGACCCGG from Bacillus mycoides includes:
- a CDS encoding phage protein, whose protein sequence is MSQYQMLYSTPYLYSSRTLNQMYKANKNEENICAIQEHMLRHEVYLDQQYRGYYYLSQKIEEELYGEEHALSWNELLDDYQLYRDRKGNLSIKPKG
- a CDS encoding FtsK/SpoIIIE domain-containing protein codes for the protein MLSLLLIPATFITVAYFYQSNGMSDKKKIATFFEITKICVQHKGELQYPIFIKEIKDDISMNYVYKLPLGVPSQLIQKLAEVLEEGLYKPVKISFHQRELHIRVFSQQIPEMWNWSKDLLKEHTWIVMVGKALDKYVYHDFEKTPHMCVSGMTRFGKTVFLKNVMTSLILQQSQHVKFFIVDLKEGLEFNPYKDLSQVVEVAENPERALEMLGRVREKMIKQIEMMKKSYFTNIIDTSIRERCFIIVDEGANLCPTQGLPKKQRDVLFLCQEMLSEIARIGGGLGFRLIFCTQYPTSDTLPRQIKQNADAKIGFRLPTAVASQVALDESGLEDLPSLPGRALFKTDRTEEIQVPYLKDTDMWELLKQYKVVKQHEASNTQTESETNRDFIHFG
- a CDS encoding replication-relaxation family protein, with translation MRHQTLKQKARQIEILSTLGKLDFLTRRQLQAIHCLGSIRNANRILKDMHSYFHITRMAREHVYYLNKKGRDLLGITKEVKKSSQLQHILMRNESWMWLGFPEWKTERPIDFSINGQRYQIIPDATYFEDNVPHFVEIDRMQHMKANEHKIQLYGHITDIYKKQNAIVPVIIFFTLSDYRQSKLEQYAVKQNVFMRTFVMDHIF
- a CDS encoding helix-turn-helix domain-containing protein → MFGLGKKRTPFGDYLDRRGIKQQWLVQKTGLSKSLISDLANKKDRVPTLTSATKIIKTLRKFDNRIDYHDFWDINI
- a CDS encoding IS6 family transposase, which codes for MKKPVEFKWKHYQPDIILLTVRWYLRYSLSFRDLVEMMEERGLSIAHTTIMRWVHQYGPELDERVRRHLQSTNDSWRVDETYVKVKGQWLYLYRAVDSEGNTIDFYLSESRDKQAAKRFFKKALAFSHVSRPRVITVDKNPAYPIAIQELKEEKQMPEGIQLRQVKYLNNIVEQDHRFIKKRIRPMLGLKSLRTAKRIIAGIEAMHMIKKGQTLQREKSVQNQKEFIHKLFGLAS